A single window of Treponema denticola ATCC 35405 DNA harbors:
- a CDS encoding TraB/GumN family protein — translation MDENNEKTLKRILLKDREIILLGTAHVSKESIKDVESTIREENPDCVCVELDEVRYKSLTSKDTWQQINISQVLREGKGFLLLANLVLASFQKKLGSDLGVKPGDEMKAAIEVSQELNIKTEMVDRPIHTTLKRAWAKNRGWGRSKLLATLLSAAFSNEKLEEAEIEKLKNQSAMDNMMQEMAEYLPNIKGVLIDERDRYLASKIWESSGKKIVAVLGAGHLPGTERFIKELEAGTKTTDVSDIEVIPPKSTVSKIAAWIFPIVIIGLIILGFFKGGGIKTGQMLLSFVLWNGGLAAIGAIIAMGHPLAILASFLGAPFTTINPFLGIGMISGLVQAWAKKPQVKDMENLTHDAGSFSGWYKNRITKVLLVFILSSLGSSIGTFMTVPALIANLIK, via the coding sequence GTGGACGAAAATAACGAAAAAACTTTAAAGCGTATTCTTTTAAAAGACCGCGAAATTATTCTTTTAGGAACGGCTCACGTTTCTAAAGAAAGTATTAAGGATGTTGAATCTACAATTAGGGAAGAAAATCCCGATTGTGTATGTGTAGAATTGGATGAAGTAAGGTATAAGTCCTTAACCTCAAAAGACACTTGGCAGCAAATCAATATCTCCCAAGTTTTACGGGAAGGAAAAGGATTTTTACTCCTTGCAAATCTGGTTCTAGCCTCTTTTCAAAAAAAACTTGGAAGCGACCTCGGCGTAAAACCCGGCGATGAAATGAAGGCCGCAATTGAAGTTTCTCAAGAACTGAATATTAAAACCGAAATGGTTGACCGCCCGATTCACACAACATTAAAAAGAGCTTGGGCAAAAAACCGCGGCTGGGGAAGATCAAAACTATTGGCAACCCTTTTAAGTGCAGCCTTTTCAAACGAAAAACTTGAAGAAGCCGAAATCGAAAAATTAAAAAATCAAAGCGCAATGGATAACATGATGCAGGAAATGGCCGAGTATCTGCCGAACATAAAAGGCGTTTTAATAGATGAGAGAGACCGCTACCTTGCATCAAAAATTTGGGAAAGCAGCGGCAAAAAAATTGTGGCTGTCTTGGGTGCAGGCCATCTTCCCGGAACGGAACGCTTTATAAAAGAACTGGAAGCAGGTACAAAAACAACGGATGTATCCGACATTGAAGTAATTCCGCCGAAAAGCACAGTAAGCAAAATTGCCGCTTGGATATTTCCCATAGTTATAATAGGCTTAATCATTCTCGGCTTTTTTAAGGGAGGCGGTATAAAAACCGGCCAAATGCTCTTATCCTTTGTTCTTTGGAACGGAGGACTCGCAGCGATAGGAGCCATTATCGCCATGGGGCATCCTCTGGCCATCCTAGCTTCATTTTTAGGAGCTCCATTTACAACGATAAACCCGTTTTTGGGTATAGGAATGATTTCAGGCCTTGTACAGGCTTGGGCAAAAAAGCCGCAAGTAAAAGACATGGAAAACCTTACACATGATGCTGGAAGCTTTTCAGGCTGGTATAAGAACAGAATAACAAAGGTTCTTCTTGTTTTTATTCTATCTTCTCTCGGAAGCTCGATAGGAACATTTATGACGGTTCCGGCTCTTATTGCTAATCTGATTAAATAA
- a CDS encoding DHH family phosphoesterase encodes MEEKLSTLCSVLSKDQPVLVQTHDFPDHDALGAAYALLKLLETYGYKVEIAYGGHIQSLSLIEFVEYLNYPLLKLDEIDDLKKYQVVIVDGSPFKGTVKYVGGILKAVIDHHPERIQSTAAYTDIRVGIGACSSIIWSYWKESGKEYDEITATAMIAGIQLDTAFLSRGVSKLDLDAYYELYFKSDVQKTYQMIKTTINICDLEEIGRAFTDYLRIDNFLIVELSEDYSRAILSVVADFLIWIKDISFVIVLETDGPEYKLSARSRDKNLDAGWLIQEAVKDMGSGGGHAHMAGGVIDAERYCGKTVFLNSIIKLANSEQGNNCGRK; translated from the coding sequence ATGGAAGAAAAATTATCTACACTTTGCTCGGTTTTAAGTAAAGACCAACCGGTACTTGTACAAACTCATGATTTTCCCGATCATGATGCCCTGGGTGCCGCTTATGCTCTTTTAAAACTTTTAGAAACTTACGGCTACAAAGTAGAGATTGCTTACGGCGGTCATATTCAAAGTCTATCTTTAATAGAATTTGTAGAATATTTAAACTACCCGCTTTTAAAACTTGATGAAATCGATGATCTAAAAAAATACCAAGTTGTAATTGTAGACGGCTCCCCTTTTAAGGGAACCGTAAAATATGTAGGCGGTATCTTAAAAGCCGTAATAGACCATCATCCTGAAAGAATTCAGTCTACGGCAGCTTATACGGATATAAGAGTAGGAATCGGAGCCTGTTCTTCCATTATTTGGTCTTATTGGAAAGAATCCGGAAAAGAATATGACGAAATAACTGCAACAGCAATGATTGCGGGTATACAGCTGGATACGGCTTTTTTATCCAGAGGTGTAAGTAAACTTGATCTGGATGCTTATTATGAACTTTACTTTAAATCGGATGTGCAGAAGACATATCAAATGATTAAAACTACCATAAACATCTGCGACCTCGAAGAAATAGGAAGAGCTTTTACCGACTATTTACGCATAGATAATTTCTTAATTGTAGAATTAAGTGAAGACTACTCAAGAGCTATTTTATCGGTTGTAGCCGACTTTTTAATTTGGATAAAAGATATTTCTTTTGTTATTGTACTGGAAACAGACGGCCCTGAATATAAACTCTCCGCACGCAGCCGCGATAAAAACCTTGATGCAGGCTGGTTAATTCAAGAAGCAGTAAAAGACATGGGCTCGGGAGGCGGTCATGCACACATGGCCGGCGGAGTAATAGATGCAGAAAGATATTGCGGTAAAACCGTATTTTTAAACTCTATCATTAAGTTAGCTAATTCTGAACAAGGAAACAACTGTGGACGAAAATAA
- a CDS encoding ABC transporter ATP-binding protein: MLLEKKRHTTKEIISTFFKSIKFLNTLDKGLCFNYALIGIVTGLRPFVNIYMLKKIINALSQGLPKEHLFLLAGISIAINLLLFLCEKFIGHNSYFRMENLTQLRNMEIAKKNTTMDYEFIEDAELQIEMEKMYNMDYNGGFGLFSQLMNIHNLSQNIVLFIIGLILSIPMYTSYAPILGIPLWIQNSIFTFFIILISVLSIRINKRALEKRDAFMKNNLFEEMRPYSYAVSLAPEYKIGKDIRLYNKKLYNEYFTGSSDFQIKIVNAFLRFSLFPQLAQIFFNMFSLGLIYIFVGIKAYYGAIQIGDIIQYSGAVTQFVFAVAGLTRAYNQIAANCDFFDLCLGYINLKETKYKGSLPIEKRDDNEYDFEFKNVSFKYPQSEKYALKNVNLKFRIGKKLAIVGMNGSGKTTLVKLLTRLYDPSEGEILLNGIDIKKFDYDEYLDIFSVVFQDFNLFALNIAQNVASSADYDKTKVEEALNLSGFSDSLKKMPQGIETYLYNDFEKGGIEISGGEAQKIAMARAIYKDSPFIILDEPTAALDPISEFEIYSKFDTIIGNKTAVYISHRLSSCKFCNEIAVFDEGKLVQHGSHDALLQEKSGKYHELWNAQAQYYKEEEIEKLLI; this comes from the coding sequence ATGTTATTGGAAAAAAAAAGGCACACAACAAAAGAAATTATTTCTACATTTTTTAAGTCGATTAAGTTTTTAAATACTTTGGATAAGGGGCTTTGCTTTAATTATGCATTGATAGGTATCGTAACAGGCTTGCGTCCCTTTGTGAATATCTACATGCTTAAAAAGATTATAAACGCTCTCTCACAGGGTTTACCTAAAGAGCACTTATTTTTGCTTGCAGGAATAAGCATTGCAATAAATTTATTATTATTCTTATGCGAAAAATTTATAGGGCACAATTCCTATTTTAGAATGGAAAATTTAACGCAGCTTCGAAATATGGAAATAGCAAAAAAGAATACCACAATGGATTATGAATTTATCGAAGATGCCGAACTCCAAATCGAAATGGAAAAAATGTATAATATGGATTATAACGGAGGCTTCGGCTTATTTTCACAGCTTATGAATATTCATAATCTTAGCCAAAATATTGTGTTGTTTATCATCGGCTTAATTCTTTCAATTCCAATGTATACATCTTATGCTCCGATTTTAGGAATACCTTTATGGATTCAAAACAGTATTTTCACTTTCTTTATTATTTTGATATCCGTTTTAAGTATAAGAATAAATAAAAGGGCTTTGGAAAAAAGAGATGCATTTATGAAAAACAATCTCTTTGAAGAAATGAGACCTTACAGCTATGCCGTAAGTCTTGCTCCGGAATACAAAATAGGAAAAGATATCCGGCTGTACAACAAAAAATTATATAATGAATATTTTACAGGCTCAAGCGATTTTCAAATAAAAATAGTAAACGCATTTTTAAGATTCAGCCTTTTTCCACAGCTTGCTCAAATCTTTTTTAACATGTTCAGTTTAGGTTTAATCTATATCTTTGTGGGAATAAAGGCCTATTACGGAGCAATTCAGATAGGAGACATAATTCAATATTCGGGAGCCGTTACTCAATTTGTTTTTGCGGTTGCAGGTCTTACAAGAGCTTATAATCAAATTGCAGCAAACTGTGATTTCTTCGATCTTTGTTTAGGCTATATCAACTTAAAAGAAACAAAATACAAGGGAAGTCTTCCTATCGAAAAAAGAGATGACAACGAATATGATTTTGAATTTAAAAATGTAAGTTTTAAATATCCTCAAAGCGAAAAATATGCATTAAAAAATGTCAACCTAAAATTCAGGATAGGAAAAAAACTTGCAATAGTCGGCATGAACGGAAGCGGTAAAACAACTCTGGTAAAATTATTAACCCGCCTCTATGATCCGAGTGAGGGCGAAATTTTACTTAACGGTATTGATATTAAAAAATTCGATTACGATGAGTATCTGGATATTTTTTCGGTTGTCTTCCAAGATTTTAATCTTTTTGCTTTAAACATTGCCCAAAATGTAGCCTCTTCGGCAGATTACGATAAAACAAAAGTAGAAGAAGCCTTAAACCTTTCAGGTTTTTCCGATTCGCTTAAAAAAATGCCTCAAGGCATCGAAACATACCTCTACAATGATTTTGAAAAGGGCGGAATCGAAATATCGGGCGGTGAAGCTCAAAAGATTGCGATGGCAAGGGCTATTTACAAGGACTCTCCCTTTATAATACTAGATGAACCGACCGCAGCTCTCGATCCGATTTCCGAATTTGAAATTTATTCAAAGTTTGATACAATTATAGGGAATAAAACAGCCGTTTATATTTCGCACCGTCTTTCTTCATGTAAATTTTGTAATGAAATTGCAGTCTTTGATGAAGGCAAGTTAGTACAGCACGGTTCTCACGATGCTCTTCTTCAAGAGAAAAGTGGAAAATACCACGAGCTATGGAATGCCCAAGCTCAGTACTATAAGGAAGAGGAAATTGAAAAGCTTTTAATATAA
- a CDS encoding ABC transporter ATP-binding protein produces the protein MKKRGILRNWGYLLKNIAETDKLLFLLIFACVPIAILMPYLQAFLPRAVIEGLQNKTELQSYLLKILLIAMALAVTVLLEQTVKWLLEMKGQDQRGRFSKELRKHAIKVDYEKMAAVSFAQSFDLSIEAIAGDIAITGQSANITANFLTSLLGIIAFAPLIINIQPILILIIFISFLTNYFYGIFLTNYDEKITEQNKGVNRKLHYIAYKSINYKYAKDIRLYKMSDWFFKSYQTYNNERRRWERKLSGKRFLGDLIAGLFVFIRDGLAYFYLITQIFTGKIGIAQFVFLFPIITSFSDWLISLSTQITELRTGSLKLDYLRNFFDTCNDNRKSKGAPLPVSFNIELKNVSYKYPESDKLILKDINLNIKQNEKIAIVGVNGAGKTTLINLIMNLFFPTQGDVFIGGKNTKNYSQDELLPIFGAVFQETFIPPETIKNIICASSDSHDEMKFQKAVKDSGFEKTILELPQKENTYLVKSTRKEAVDLSGGQNQRLMLARVLYRDAPILILDEPTAALDPIAESEIYEHYNKMTQNKTSIFISHRLASTRFCDRIILIEDGKIIEEGTHESLMAKGCKYAEMFNIQSTYYTEK, from the coding sequence ATGAAAAAACGAGGTATTTTACGGAATTGGGGCTATCTATTAAAAAACATAGCCGAAACCGACAAGCTATTATTTTTACTTATATTTGCTTGTGTACCGATTGCAATACTTATGCCTTACCTGCAAGCTTTTTTACCGAGGGCTGTAATCGAGGGTTTACAAAATAAAACGGAGCTTCAATCCTATCTGCTAAAAATTCTTTTAATAGCAATGGCTCTTGCCGTTACAGTGCTTTTAGAACAAACCGTAAAATGGCTGCTCGAAATGAAGGGGCAAGACCAAAGAGGAAGGTTCTCAAAAGAACTCCGTAAACACGCAATAAAGGTTGACTATGAAAAAATGGCAGCAGTTTCCTTTGCTCAAAGCTTCGACCTTTCAATAGAAGCAATTGCCGGAGATATAGCTATTACAGGACAGTCTGCAAATATAACCGCAAATTTTTTAACAAGTCTTTTAGGTATAATTGCATTTGCTCCATTAATCATCAATATACAACCTATTTTAATTTTAATCATCTTTATTTCATTTTTGACAAATTATTTCTATGGAATTTTTCTAACAAATTATGATGAAAAGATAACCGAACAAAATAAGGGAGTAAACCGTAAGCTGCACTACATTGCTTATAAGAGTATCAATTATAAATATGCAAAAGATATAAGACTATATAAAATGTCCGATTGGTTTTTTAAAAGCTACCAAACCTACAACAACGAAAGAAGAAGATGGGAGCGGAAATTAAGCGGCAAGCGTTTTTTAGGGGACTTAATCGCAGGCCTTTTTGTATTTATTAGAGACGGCCTTGCATACTTTTATCTTATTACTCAAATATTTACAGGAAAAATCGGAATAGCTCAATTTGTCTTCTTGTTCCCTATTATTACAAGTTTTTCGGATTGGCTTATTTCCCTTTCCACTCAAATAACCGAATTGCGTACAGGCAGTTTAAAACTGGATTATCTTCGCAATTTTTTTGACACATGTAATGATAACCGTAAAAGCAAGGGCGCCCCGCTGCCGGTTTCTTTTAATATAGAATTAAAAAATGTTTCTTATAAATATCCTGAATCGGATAAGCTTATTTTAAAAGATATTAACTTGAATATTAAACAAAACGAAAAAATTGCCATAGTCGGAGTAAACGGAGCCGGAAAAACAACCCTCATCAATTTGATTATGAATTTATTTTTCCCGACTCAAGGAGATGTTTTTATAGGAGGAAAAAATACAAAGAACTATTCCCAAGATGAACTTCTTCCGATTTTTGGAGCGGTTTTTCAAGAAACATTTATACCTCCTGAAACAATTAAAAATATTATATGTGCTTCTTCCGATTCACATGATGAAATGAAGTTTCAAAAAGCCGTAAAAGACTCCGGTTTTGAAAAAACTATTTTAGAACTTCCTCAAAAAGAAAATACTTATTTGGTAAAAAGCACAAGAAAAGAAGCCGTCGATTTATCGGGGGGACAAAACCAGCGGTTAATGCTTGCCCGAGTTTTATATAGGGATGCTCCCATCCTTATTTTGGATGAGCCTACTGCAGCCCTAGACCCGATAGCCGAAAGTGAAATATACGAGCATTACAATAAAATGACTCAAAACAAAACTTCAATCTTTATTTCGCACAGACTGGCTTCCACAAGATTTTGTGATAGGATTATTTTAATAGAAGACGGAAAGATTATTGAAGAGGGAACCCATGAAAGCCTTATGGCTAAGGGCTGCAAGTATGCCGAAATGTTTAATATACAGTCAACATATTATACGGAAAAATAA
- a CDS encoding prolipoprotein diacylglyceryl transferase: MQPYISFFKFEIPSYGLMIALGIIVANIIGGIVIKKEKLDINDFIIIEAYLFLSGIIGAKLLYLLIAKDSIEWSKIFDLNYFHSLIESGFVFYGGVIGGLLIIPFIKKIHKIKVEVYLKKSIFMLPLIHAFGRVGCFLAGCCYGIPYCGYFNVVFPKNSFAPQGINLFPIQLCEAFFLILLSFFLLYLTLKNKSRLTVLIYLFCYSIIRFILEFLRYDSARGKVLFFSTSQWISLIILIYTIIYFSKHCIFSKNRLRQI, from the coding sequence ATGCAGCCTTACATATCTTTTTTTAAATTTGAAATTCCTTCCTATGGGTTAATGATTGCTCTTGGTATTATCGTTGCAAATATAATAGGCGGAATAGTTATTAAAAAAGAAAAATTGGATATCAACGATTTTATAATAATTGAAGCCTACCTTTTTTTAAGCGGAATCATAGGCGCAAAGCTTTTATATCTTTTAATAGCCAAAGATTCAATTGAGTGGTCAAAAATATTCGACTTAAACTATTTTCATAGCTTAATAGAATCAGGCTTTGTTTTCTATGGAGGAGTCATTGGAGGTCTATTAATAATTCCTTTTATAAAAAAAATACATAAAATAAAAGTAGAGGTGTATTTAAAAAAATCAATATTTATGCTTCCGCTTATACATGCTTTTGGAAGAGTAGGTTGTTTTTTAGCCGGCTGTTGTTATGGAATTCCTTACTGCGGATACTTTAATGTAGTTTTTCCAAAAAACTCATTTGCTCCCCAAGGCATAAATCTCTTTCCGATCCAGCTATGTGAAGCTTTTTTTCTGATTTTATTATCGTTTTTTTTACTATACTTAACATTAAAAAATAAAAGTAGGCTCACAGTCCTTATATATTTATTTTGTTATAGCATAATCCGCTTTATCTTGGAATTTCTTAGATATGACTCCGCACGAGGAAAAGTTCTGTTTTTTTCCACTTCGCAATGGATAAGTCTTATAATTTTAATTTACACAATTATATATTTTTCAAAACACTGCATATTTTCAAAAAACCGTTTGCGTCAAATTTGA
- the atcS gene encoding histidine kinase AtcS: protein MFIFILVLSSILLLFILLYFLIRRAVNKRFDDFENGLINKYYEDVDSIYKKMRGWRHDFHNHIQVMKAYLEFKNYDELESYLNNLTEDLIKVDSVIKTGNLMSDAILNTKAAIALSHDIKLNIKASIPENIALSDLELCVIIGNLFDNAIEGALSLKEKEKRFIRVYIRKLNDNLYISFTNSCEGRRKKTQGKFLTTKEGKDHGFGSGRIDAIVKKYSAFINRQSEEGAFAVEIMFPLVLLPNLPNVL, encoded by the coding sequence ATGTTCATTTTTATACTTGTTTTAAGCTCAATCCTCTTGCTGTTTATACTTCTGTACTTTTTAATTAGAAGAGCCGTCAATAAGCGTTTTGATGATTTTGAAAACGGCCTTATCAATAAATACTACGAGGATGTAGATTCCATCTATAAAAAAATGCGCGGCTGGCGGCATGACTTTCATAATCATATTCAAGTTATGAAGGCCTATCTTGAATTTAAAAACTATGATGAACTTGAAAGCTATTTAAACAATTTGACCGAAGACTTGATTAAGGTAGACAGTGTAATAAAAACCGGAAACCTGATGAGCGATGCAATCTTAAATACGAAGGCCGCTATCGCTCTTTCCCATGATATAAAACTAAACATAAAAGCCTCCATTCCTGAAAACATAGCCTTAAGCGACCTTGAACTTTGCGTAATAATAGGAAATCTTTTTGATAATGCCATTGAGGGTGCTTTAAGTCTAAAAGAAAAAGAGAAAAGATTTATAAGGGTGTACATAAGAAAATTAAACGACAACCTCTATATATCGTTTACAAATTCTTGCGAGGGCCGCCGCAAAAAGACTCAAGGAAAATTTCTTACAACAAAAGAAGGTAAAGATCACGGCTTCGGCTCAGGACGCATCGATGCTATAGTAAAAAAATATTCTGCCTTTATAAACCGCCAAAGCGAAGAAGGAGCTTTCGCCGTCGAAATCATGTTTCCGCTTGTTTTGCTCCCTAATCTTCCGAATGTTTTATAG
- the atcR gene encoding response regulator transcription factor AtcR, which yields MLKIAVIEDNEVQSRLLKDYANEWANKNNLLPEIKLFSSGEQFWFEFEELSDIDIILLDIQMSRISGIELAKKIRKTKSDAVIIFITGIPDYMQEGYDVEALHYLLKPVKKEKLFDCLDRALKKQDKVKEENFVFSCEGRLTTLKQSEIVFIESISHNLKIKTLKSEYITRMNLSEAEEKLNSKLFVKTHRAFIANLMHIRQLQKDKAVLADNTLIPISRREYKNVNTLFIGFFTQGET from the coding sequence ATGCTTAAAATAGCCGTCATCGAAGATAATGAAGTTCAATCCAGACTCCTAAAGGACTATGCAAACGAATGGGCAAATAAAAATAATCTTTTGCCGGAAATTAAACTTTTTTCTTCAGGCGAACAGTTTTGGTTTGAATTTGAAGAGCTTTCCGATATAGATATAATCTTATTGGATATACAGATGTCTAGGATAAGCGGTATCGAACTTGCCAAAAAAATAAGAAAAACAAAAAGCGATGCCGTTATCATCTTTATAACAGGTATACCCGACTATATGCAGGAAGGCTACGATGTCGAAGCCTTGCACTATCTTTTAAAGCCTGTAAAAAAAGAAAAACTTTTTGATTGCTTGGATCGAGCCTTAAAAAAGCAGGATAAAGTTAAAGAAGAAAATTTTGTCTTTTCATGCGAAGGCCGCCTTACAACATTAAAGCAATCTGAAATTGTTTTTATAGAATCTATTTCGCATAATCTAAAAATAAAAACTTTAAAAAGCGAGTACATAACAAGGATGAATTTATCGGAGGCGGAAGAAAAGCTAAATTCCAAACTATTTGTAAAAACTCACAGAGCCTTTATCGCAAACCTGATGCACATAAGGCAGCTTCAAAAAGACAAGGCCGTCCTTGCAGATAATACTTTAATTCCGATAAGCCGCAGGGAATATAAAAATGTCAACACTCTTTTTATCGGCTTTTTTACCCAAGGAGAAACCTGA
- a CDS encoding GNAT family N-acetyltransferase, producing the protein MNIRIMTANDYDAVYALWMSCIGMGLNTIDDSKEGITKFLIRNPETCFVAESGEKIIGVILTGNDGRRGYIYHLAVIPECRKQGIGAQLLSAALKALKKIGIVKVALVVFGKNKSGNDFWEKMGFTSRDDLVYRNKALTDICRIDT; encoded by the coding sequence GTGAACATAAGGATTATGACTGCGAATGACTACGATGCTGTATATGCGCTGTGGATGTCGTGTATAGGGATGGGGCTTAATACTATAGACGATTCAAAAGAAGGTATTACTAAATTTTTAATACGCAATCCCGAAACATGTTTTGTTGCTGAAAGCGGAGAAAAAATTATCGGAGTCATCTTGACCGGAAATGATGGACGCAGGGGATACATATATCATCTGGCTGTCATCCCCGAATGCCGCAAGCAAGGAATAGGTGCACAGCTTTTGTCCGCCGCCTTGAAAGCTTTAAAGAAAATCGGCATAGTCAAAGTTGCATTGGTTGTATTCGGTAAAAATAAAAGCGGAAATGATTTTTGGGAAAAGATGGGGTTTACTTCGAGAGACGATTTGGTATATCGAAATAAAGCTCTGACTGACATCTGCCGCATAGATACGTAG
- a CDS encoding putative toxin-antitoxin system toxin component, PIN family, with product MRIFIDSNIVISAILFPDGKVAKVFSHLLENHTVIISSYTKEECKKVFENKFPFKKELLGIFFDGITFEEFKSPDTIDENKYPKVRDIKDLPVLVSAILSDSDILITGDKDFEDVKIDKPLIFTPSKYFELIAEKYGYI from the coding sequence TTGAGGATTTTCATAGATTCAAACATTGTGATTTCTGCGATACTTTTCCCTGATGGTAAGGTTGCTAAAGTTTTTTCTCATTTGCTTGAAAATCATACGGTAATAATTTCTTCATATACAAAGGAAGAATGCAAAAAAGTTTTTGAAAATAAATTTCCATTTAAAAAAGAGTTATTGGGTATTTTCTTTGATGGAATTACTTTTGAAGAATTTAAGAGTCCCGATACAATTGATGAAAATAAATATCCAAAAGTTCGTGATATAAAAGATTTGCCGGTTCTTGTATCCGCAATTTTATCTGATTCAGATATTTTGATTACGGGAGACAAGGATTTTGAAGATGTAAAAATTGATAAACCGTTAATTTTTACACCATCAAAATATTTCGAATTGATTGCAGAAAAGTATGGATATATTTAG
- a CDS encoding AbrB/MazE/SpoVT family DNA-binding domain-containing protein, with protein sequence MELAKLTSKGQITIPLAIRNMLGLKTGDKVFFEESRGKVYITNASQITLANIQTQMQGEAEKAGFQTEDDVIAYIKELRKKS encoded by the coding sequence ATGGAACTTGCAAAACTAACATCTAAGGGTCAGATTACAATTCCGCTTGCGATAAGAAATATGCTCGGATTAAAAACCGGCGATAAAGTCTTTTTTGAAGAAAGCAGAGGAAAAGTTTATATTACAAATGCTTCTCAAATAACTTTAGCAAATATTCAGACTCAAATGCAAGGAGAAGCAGAAAAAGCCGGCTTTCAAACAGAAGATGACGTTATTGCTTATATTAAAGAGCTAAGGAAAAAGAGTTGA
- the fabF gene encoding beta-ketoacyl-ACP synthase II, protein MRRVVITGLGAVTPIGNTLDETWEGIKAGKCGIGNITQFDCSDFKIQIAAEVKNFDASQFMDKKDARKMARFTQFAVAAASQAMKDAGLSKENIDANRTGIILGNGIGGFEIYQEAFKKYFQVAPDRIPPMTVPLLIPNEAAGNISMQFGIKGPSWTLATACASGTDALGNALDLVRSGRLDVCVSGGTEATITGFGISGFTILQTLASGDPAKACCPFDKKRSGFVMGEGSGILILEEYEHAKKRGAKIYAEFAGYGASSDAYHLTSPDPSGDGGALAITNALADAGVKPEEVQYYNAHGTSTPINDPAETAMIKKAFGDHAYKMKVSSTKSMIGHCLGAAGALEAIFCIKAMEEGFYPPTINLTEPDLEAGCDLDYVPNKGVKGEINCAASGSLGFGGHNGVAVFKKIK, encoded by the coding sequence ATGAGAAGAGTTGTAATTACAGGCCTCGGTGCCGTAACCCCCATAGGAAACACCCTGGATGAAACATGGGAAGGAATCAAAGCAGGTAAATGCGGAATCGGAAACATTACCCAATTTGATTGTTCCGATTTTAAGATTCAGATAGCGGCAGAAGTAAAAAACTTTGACGCTTCACAATTTATGGATAAAAAAGATGCCCGTAAAATGGCGCGGTTCACTCAATTTGCCGTAGCCGCAGCTTCGCAGGCAATGAAGGATGCCGGCCTTTCAAAAGAAAACATCGATGCAAACCGCACAGGTATAATACTCGGAAACGGTATAGGCGGTTTTGAAATCTACCAAGAAGCCTTTAAAAAATACTTTCAAGTTGCTCCGGATCGTATTCCGCCTATGACTGTTCCTCTTCTTATTCCGAATGAGGCAGCCGGAAACATAAGTATGCAGTTCGGCATAAAGGGACCGTCTTGGACATTGGCCACGGCCTGTGCTTCCGGTACCGATGCTCTCGGAAACGCTTTAGACCTTGTCCGCTCAGGAAGGCTTGATGTATGTGTATCGGGCGGTACGGAAGCTACAATTACCGGTTTCGGCATAAGCGGTTTTACGATTTTGCAAACCCTCGCCTCAGGCGATCCTGCCAAGGCTTGCTGTCCCTTCGATAAAAAGCGTTCAGGCTTTGTGATGGGCGAAGGCTCAGGCATTCTCATCCTTGAAGAATATGAACATGCAAAAAAAAGGGGAGCTAAAATATATGCAGAATTTGCGGGCTATGGAGCCTCCTCCGATGCCTACCACTTAACCAGCCCCGACCCCTCAGGTGACGGAGGAGCATTGGCTATCACCAACGCCCTCGCCGATGCAGGCGTAAAACCTGAAGAAGTTCAATACTATAATGCTCACGGAACATCGACGCCGATTAACGACCCTGCAGAAACGGCCATGATTAAAAAAGCTTTTGGAGACCATGCATATAAAATGAAGGTTTCTTCAACCAAATCGATGATAGGCCATTGCTTAGGTGCCGCAGGAGCTCTTGAAGCTATCTTCTGTATAAAGGCAATGGAAGAAGGATTTTATCCCCCGACCATTAACCTAACCGAACCCGACCTTGAAGCCGGCTGCGATTTGGACTATGTTCCGAACAAGGGCGTCAAAGGCGAAATAAACTGTGCCGCCTCAGGCTCTCTCGGCTTCGGAGGCCATAACGGCGTCGCCGTCTTTAAAAAGATAAAGTAA